The Pirellulales bacterium genomic sequence AGCCCCCTCCGTGGATATAAACGAGTACCGGTCGAGGTCCGTTTCCTGGTGCGGCAAAGAAATCGAGCACGTTCCGTTCATGCGGTCCGTACGAAACGTCAACATGCGTTGGCACCATTTCCACCGGCTCGGCGGACAATAATCGACTACACAGCATCGCGGCGATAATAAGGCTCAAAAGCGAAGGTCTCATGGAACGATCCTCGGCAATACCTGATAAATAGTTGCGATACGTAAGACCTGCACACAATAGCAACGCATGACGCGCGACATCGTTGCATCCGCCAGACGAATAAGTCGCAATGGCATGCGTCAAATCTACTCGGCCACCGAACCCGTGCCAACTGTGCCCAGCTTCGGACCAAATAGCATTGAGTGTCGCCTGGGCGGGTACAAGTCGACCGACGCACGAACTGCACTCGTCGCGCCTGCAGCCCATTCGCTAGACTGACGACGTTATTTACTCCGCAGGCGGGAAATCAATGACCTGCAAATCGCGACTCGCCGTTGCCATACTTATCACGACTGTTAGCTTGACGGCAGGGCCATTGGCGCGGGGCCAAGCGATACCGCACGGCGGGCAACCGTCCCCTCCGCGACCGGGCCCTGCGGCGCCTGCCGATGCGACCAGACGCGATATTTCCGTATCACAAACCGTTGAGGCCGTAGTAGCGCCATGGAAGGCGAAATTCCAGGCGCCAGGCGTGATTGTGGTAGTCCGCCACGATGGTCTAACCCAGTTCTTTCCATTCGGATTGGCAGACCGCGAGCATCGCACGCCAGTCACCGCGGACACTGTTTTTGAACTGGCATCGATCACGAAAGTATTCACGACGACTTCGCTGGCGATGGAAGTTCAGGCTGGCCGTATGCAACTGGACGATGTTGTCACAGATTACGTTCCATTGTTACGCGATCACGGTGGCGACATCCGACGGGTCACACTGCTGCAACTGGCGACACATACGTCCAGCCTGCCACGAACGCCCACCGTGCAGCGCCCGGATCACGATTGGAACAAGCAGCTGCTGATCCAATGGCTTGCCGGATGGCAGTCGCCGTATCCGCCAGGTACCAAAAGCCTGTACTCGAATATCGGCGTGGGCTTATTAGGCTTTGCCATCGCCGATCTCGAGAAGAAGCCCATGATCGACATCTGGCGTGAGCAATTCTTGACGCCGCTCGGAATGCACCGCACATTCTTTGAGCCGCGCGATGCTACGCCCTTCGTGGCGCAGGGATATGGTCCCCACGGGCAGCCGGTATCACATACGCCCGTCGGAGGATGGCCGGCCGGTGGACGGCTTAGTTCGTCGGGCCGCGACATGGGAAATTTTCTAGTCGCGAATATGGGCGAGCGCACCGATCTGCCCAAGATCATGGCCGCCATGCAATTCTCACAGCGTCCCTTTTTCAAAGCGTCGGCCAACATGACGCAGGGACTGGCCTGGCAGCGTGTACACATTCAAGGCGAACTGGTGATCGACAAGAACGGCGGCCTGACGGGAACTTCCACCTACATTGGTATGTTGCCCGAACGACATGTTGGGGTCGTCGTAATGGCAAATCGAGGCAAATGCCAGGCGACCGCCGTGGGGCGCCAGTTGCTGATCGCGCTGGTCGCCAAGCAGCAGACCGAGTAATGCGGCCGGTGAGAAACACGTTCGTGGCGGGTCGACGGCGCGCCTAAGGCTCGGGGCGGAAACGCTGCCATTGCACATATGCCGCATGGCATATACGCAGTTCTCGCCGCCAATGGGTAAATTCTATTTGGGTTTTCAGGGGAGTGTAATCACGGAGGGGCCGTGGCTGACGTTCCCGAACTAGTAGGATGCTTCGCGCGCCGTACTTTCGGAACAGAAGCACGAAGGACGCCAAAGGATGCGAACAATGCGCACTCGAATGATCGTCGTTTGCGTGCTGACTGGCATATTGGCTTGGCGGCACGCGCCAACACAGGGTGAGGCGATGCGGCAATTGCCAACGAGGCCTCCCGACGAAGAGCGTGCTGAATTGCAGCGCTGGGAGGATTCGTTCATGCTTGCTCGCGCGCTGGTCTATCTGGATTTGCATCCGGCCAATCCGGCGACGATCGACGATCAACGCGTCGACGAGCATAAGCGCTGGCTCGCTCAAGTCGAATGTGAGTTAGCTCGCAGACGCCAGGCCGCCGAACGCTAAAGAGCAAGTTGGTGGCAGCGCCAAGAGTGGATCGGCTCGACGATTCGCACAGCCGGAAGCCAATTCTGGCACCCGAACGTACCTCTGGGCACTTCGTGCCCAGACGCCGGCGCCACATTTATGGGGTCGCGACTGTGGGAACGGCGACGAACTGTCCGCCGCTGATGAACCACCCTTCACCGCACGATTGGCACCAACTGATGCGCGTGCGTACTCGCACGGCGTAGCCACGGCCGGATGTGATATGGATATCAACATCGCCTGTCGGTAAATCGACATTGTGCAACAGTCCGATGCCGCTGGCAGAGATGTCGCGGCTGAATGCCGAATACTG encodes the following:
- a CDS encoding serine hydrolase codes for the protein MTCKSRLAVAILITTVSLTAGPLARGQAIPHGGQPSPPRPGPAAPADATRRDISVSQTVEAVVAPWKAKFQAPGVIVVVRHDGLTQFFPFGLADREHRTPVTADTVFELASITKVFTTTSLAMEVQAGRMQLDDVVTDYVPLLRDHGGDIRRVTLLQLATHTSSLPRTPTVQRPDHDWNKQLLIQWLAGWQSPYPPGTKSLYSNIGVGLLGFAIADLEKKPMIDIWREQFLTPLGMHRTFFEPRDATPFVAQGYGPHGQPVSHTPVGGWPAGGRLSSSGRDMGNFLVANMGERTDLPKIMAAMQFSQRPFFKASANMTQGLAWQRVHIQGELVIDKNGGLTGTSTYIGMLPERHVGVVVMANRGKCQATAVGRQLLIALVAKQQTE
- a CDS encoding PilZ domain-containing protein, translated to MPFELQELRSFGNALHPLLVEARANDKREDRWGIRYPFFRAVSIATDCGHQYSAFSRDISASGIGLLHNVDLPTGDVDIHITSGRGYAVRVRTRISWCQSCGEGWFISGGQFVAVPTVATP